The following proteins are encoded in a genomic region of Bacillus sp. Marseille-Q1617:
- a CDS encoding thioesterase family protein: protein MKHITYIKDIDTWQKEFHFSIEVKVRFSETDMFGHLNNTIPFTYFEEARTDFFKYKGFMQDWVSPDHDTIPVVADLQCDFMKQVYFGERLNVFVKAASVGNSSVDLHYMGVNEKQDVCFVGRGTMVQISRKTGKGVPWTEEMRKKFDCPSVMSPSS, encoded by the coding sequence TTGAAACATATTACATACATTAAAGATATAGACACATGGCAAAAAGAATTTCATTTCTCCATAGAGGTAAAGGTTCGTTTTTCCGAGACGGATATGTTTGGACATTTGAATAACACGATTCCATTTACATATTTTGAGGAAGCGAGAACCGACTTTTTTAAATACAAAGGATTCATGCAGGATTGGGTAAGCCCTGATCATGATACGATTCCGGTTGTAGCAGATCTGCAGTGCGACTTCATGAAACAAGTATACTTCGGCGAACGACTGAATGTATTTGTCAAAGCAGCCAGTGTGGGTAATTCTTCAGTTGATCTGCATTATATGGGCGTAAATGAAAAGCAAGATGTCTGCTTCGTTGGCAGAGGAACGATGGTACAGATTTCACGTAAGACGGGTAAAGGTGTTCCTTGGACAGAAGAGATGAGAAAGAAATTTGACTGTCCTTCAGTCATGTCCCCATCATCTTAA
- the sdhB gene encoding succinate dehydrogenase iron-sulfur subunit gives MSENKRVRFIITRQDSPETAPYEEEFDLAHRPNMNVISALMEIRRNPVNAKGEATTPINWDMNCLEEVCGACSMVINGKPRQSCTALVDQLEQPIRLAPMKTFPVVRDLQVDRSRMFDSLKKVKAWIPIDGTYDLGPGPRMPEKKRQWAYELSKCMTCGVCLEACPNVNSKSDFIGPAPLSQVRLFNAHPTGAMNKDERLESIMGDGGLANCGNSQNCVQSCPKGIPLTTSIAALNRETSFQMFKNFFGSDHMVD, from the coding sequence ATGAGTGAAAATAAAAGAGTCCGTTTTATCATTACTCGTCAAGACAGCCCGGAAACAGCCCCTTATGAAGAAGAGTTTGATTTAGCTCATCGTCCGAATATGAACGTGATTTCCGCTCTTATGGAAATCCGCCGTAACCCTGTCAATGCAAAAGGGGAAGCGACTACGCCGATCAACTGGGACATGAACTGCCTCGAGGAAGTCTGCGGTGCTTGTTCAATGGTCATTAACGGGAAGCCGAGACAATCTTGTACGGCTCTTGTCGATCAGCTTGAACAGCCGATCCGCCTGGCGCCTATGAAGACATTCCCGGTCGTGCGCGACTTGCAGGTCGACCGCAGCCGGATGTTTGACAGCCTGAAAAAGGTAAAGGCTTGGATTCCAATCGACGGCACATACGATCTGGGACCTGGTCCGCGTATGCCGGAGAAGAAACGTCAATGGGCGTATGAATTATCCAAATGCATGACGTGCGGTGTATGCTTGGAAGCATGCCCTAACGTAAACAGCAAATCCGATTTCATCGGGCCTGCCCCGCTTTCCCAAGTCCGTCTTTTCAATGCGCATCCAACAGGTGCCATGAACAAAGACGAACGTCTGGAATCGATCATGGGAGACGGAGGTCTTGCCAACTGCGGTAACTCACAAAACTGCGTGCAATCTTGTCCAAAAGGTATCCCTTTGACAACATCAATCGCAGCACTGAACCGCGAAACATCCTTCCAAATGTTCAAAAACTTCTTCGGAAGCGACCATATGGTAGACTAA
- the sdhA gene encoding succinate dehydrogenase flavoprotein subunit: protein MSKGKIIVVGGGLAGLMATIKAAEVGAEVDLFSLVPVKRSHSVCAQGGINGAVNTKGEGDSPWEHFDDTVYGGDFLANQPPVQAMTEAAPGIIHLLDRMGVMFNRTPEGLLDFRRFGGTQHHRTAFAGATTGQQLLYALDEQVRRHEVAGLVNKYEGWEFLGVIVDDEGVARGIVAQNLQTMEIKSFAADAVIMATGGPGIIFGKSTNSVINTGSAASIVYQQGAYYANGEFIQIHPTAIPGDDKLRLMSESARGEGGRVWTYKDGKPWYFLEEKYPAYGNLVPRDIATREIFDVCVNQKLGINGENMVYLDLSHKDSKELDIKLGGIIEIYEKFMGDDPRKVPMKIFPAVHYSMGGLWVDYDQMTNIPGLFAAGECDYSQHGANRLGANSLLSAIYGGMVAGPNAVKYISGLEKSVESVPSSVFDRYVKQEEEKWNNIMSMNGTENAYVIHKELGEWMTDNVTVVRHNDKLKETDAKIVELMERYKNININDTAKWSNQGAMFTRQLWNMLQLARVITIGALNRNESRGAHYKPEFPDRNDEEFLKTTMAKYNASTNSPEFHYEDVDTSMIAPRKRDYSKSKGGNK, encoded by the coding sequence ATGAGTAAAGGCAAAATCATTGTAGTCGGCGGCGGATTAGCCGGCTTGATGGCCACAATCAAAGCAGCAGAAGTTGGAGCGGAAGTAGATTTATTCTCACTTGTACCCGTTAAACGTTCCCACTCTGTCTGTGCTCAAGGTGGTATTAATGGAGCCGTAAACACGAAAGGGGAAGGGGATTCTCCTTGGGAACATTTTGATGATACTGTGTACGGAGGGGACTTCTTAGCGAATCAGCCTCCGGTTCAAGCGATGACAGAAGCAGCACCGGGAATTATCCACCTGCTTGACCGTATGGGGGTTATGTTCAACCGTACACCGGAAGGACTGCTTGATTTCCGTCGTTTTGGAGGAACTCAGCATCACCGTACTGCGTTTGCCGGTGCGACAACAGGGCAGCAGCTTCTTTATGCGTTGGACGAGCAGGTCCGCCGTCATGAAGTAGCAGGTCTTGTGAACAAATATGAAGGATGGGAATTCCTCGGAGTGATCGTCGATGACGAGGGAGTTGCACGAGGAATCGTTGCCCAAAACCTTCAAACCATGGAAATTAAATCATTTGCAGCAGACGCTGTGATCATGGCGACAGGTGGACCAGGAATTATCTTCGGTAAGTCCACCAACTCTGTCATCAATACCGGATCTGCGGCATCCATCGTTTATCAGCAAGGTGCCTACTATGCAAACGGGGAGTTCATCCAAATTCACCCGACAGCAATTCCGGGAGACGACAAACTGCGCCTGATGAGTGAATCTGCACGTGGTGAAGGCGGACGGGTATGGACGTATAAAGATGGTAAGCCTTGGTACTTCCTTGAAGAAAAGTATCCGGCATATGGAAACCTGGTACCTCGTGATATCGCAACGCGTGAAATCTTCGACGTCTGCGTAAATCAGAAGCTTGGTATCAATGGTGAGAACATGGTATACCTTGATTTATCTCATAAAGATTCCAAAGAACTTGACATCAAACTTGGCGGAATCATTGAAATCTATGAAAAATTCATGGGTGATGACCCGCGTAAAGTACCGATGAAAATTTTCCCTGCCGTTCACTATTCAATGGGTGGACTATGGGTTGATTACGATCAAATGACTAATATACCTGGTCTGTTTGCAGCTGGTGAGTGCGATTATTCCCAGCATGGTGCAAACCGTTTGGGGGCTAACTCCTTACTATCAGCAATTTATGGAGGTATGGTTGCAGGCCCTAACGCTGTGAAGTATATTTCCGGACTTGAGAAATCAGTCGAAAGCGTACCTTCTTCTGTATTCGACCGCTATGTTAAGCAAGAAGAAGAAAAGTGGAATAACATCATGTCCATGAATGGTACTGAAAATGCATACGTGATCCACAAAGAGCTTGGTGAATGGATGACAGATAACGTAACGGTTGTACGTCATAATGACAAGCTGAAAGAAACAGATGCCAAAATTGTTGAGCTGATGGAGCGCTATAAAAATATCAATATCAATGATACGGCTAAATGGAGTAACCAAGGGGCTATGTTTACCCGTCAGCTGTGGAATATGCTGCAGCTTGCGCGTGTCATCACGATTGGGGCACTTAACCGTAATGAAAGCCGCGGCGCACATTATAAGCCGGAATTCCCTGATCGTAACGATGAGGAGTTCCTGAAAACGACTATGGCAAAATATAACGCATCCACGAATTCACCTGAATTCCATTATGAAGATGTCGATACATCCATGATCGCACCTCGTAAGCGCGACTATTCTAAGAGTAAAGGGGGAAATAAATGA
- a CDS encoding response regulator transcription factor — translation MKDNDFTHKPLLTKREKEVFELLVQDKTTKEIASDLFISEKTVRNHISNAMQKLGVKGRSQAVVELLRMGELKL, via the coding sequence TTGAAGGACAATGATTTTACACACAAACCGTTGCTCACAAAGAGAGAAAAAGAAGTATTCGAACTGTTAGTCCAAGATAAAACAACGAAAGAGATAGCAAGTGATTTATTCATCAGCGAGAAAACAGTTCGAAATCATATTTCCAACGCCATGCAAAAGCTTGGAGTGAAGGGGCGCTCACAGGCAGTTGTAGAGCTTCTTCGCATGGGGGAACTCAAGCTTTAA